The Primulina eburnea isolate SZY01 chromosome 13, ASM2296580v1, whole genome shotgun sequence genome includes a region encoding these proteins:
- the LOC140809845 gene encoding fimbrin-5-like, whose protein sequence is MSSFVGVVVSDPWLQSQFTQVELLTLNSKFISTRKQYGKVTLEVLPPVMVKLKAIAETLTQDEIKDILSESSSDLGDEINFESFLRAYLDLQARATAKKGHSKTLSPFLKTSSSFLKAPTTTLRHTISESEKSSYVSHINSYLKEDLFLKKYLPIDPSTNALFDLAKDGVLLCKLINVAVPGTIDERAINTKGDLNPWERNENHTLCLNSAKAIGCTVVNIGTQDLVEARPHLVLGLITQIVKIQLLADLNLKKTPQLVELVEDSKDVEELISLSPEKVLLKWMNFHLKKAGYKKSITNFSSDLKDGEAYAHLLNALAPELETTKALEAKNPNERANLILEQAEKLDCKRYVTPKDIVEGSPNLNLAFVAQLFQHRNGLSVDNKKISYAEMMTDDAQTSREERCFRLWINSLGIDTYVNNVFEDVRTGWVLLEVLDKISRGSVNWKQATKPPILMPFRKVENCNQVISIGKELRFSLVNVAGNDIVQGNKKLILAFLWQLMRFTMLQLLKNLRSHSQGKEITDGDILYWANGTVKKSGRESQIDSFKDKTIANGIFFLELLSAVEPRVVNWSLVTKGETDEDKKLNATYIISVSRKLGCSIFLLPEDIMEVNQKMILTLAASIMYWSLQRKVDGFDHSNTTNEGDKTPDASTGGDNQDMPTG, encoded by the exons ATGTCGAGTTTTGTGGGTGTCGTTGTTTCTGATCCTTGGCTTCAGAGTCAATTCACTCAAGTCGAGCTGCTCACCCTCAATTCCAAA TTTATCTCAACAAGGAAGCAGTATGGGAAGGTTACATTGGAAGTTTTACCACCAGTGATGGTTAAGCTGAAGGCTATTGCAGAGACCTTGACACAGGATGAAATCAAGGACATCTTAAGTGAGTCTTCTTCTGATTTGGGCGATGAAATCAATTTTGAATCCTTCCTTCGG GCATATTTGGACCTACAAGCTCGAGCCACGGCGAAAAAGGGTCATTCCAAAACTCTGTCCCCATTTCTTAAAACTTCATCTTCATTCCTCAAAGCTCCAACAACTACTCTTCGTCATACAATCAGTGAATCGGAGAAGTCCTCTTACGTTAGCCACATCAATAGCTATCTCAAAGAAGATCTATTCCTGAAGAAATATCTTCCAATTGATCCATCAACCAATGCTCTCTTTGACCTTGCCAAGGATGGTGTTCTACTATG TAAGCTCATCAATGTGGCTGTTCCTGGTACTATTGATGAGCGAGCTATTAATACCAAGGGTGATTTAAATCCATGGGAGAGGAATGAGAACCATACGTTGTGCCTCAATTCTGCAAAAGCAATTGGATGCACTGTCGTTAATATTGGCACACAAGACCTTGTTGAAGCAAGG CCTCATCTAGTTCTTGGGTTGATTACTCAAATAGTCAAG ATACAACTGTTAGCCGATCTTAATTTAAAGAAGACCCCTCAACTTGTTGAGCTGGTGGAGGATAGCAAG GATGTGGAAGAGCTTATTAGCTTATCTCCGGAGAAAGTACTGTTGAAATGGATGAATTTTCATCTGAAAAAAGCTGGATACAAGAAGTCAATTACTAATTTTTCGTCTGATTTAAAG GATGGAGAAGCGTATGCACACTTGCTCAATGCTCTTGCCCCAGAACTTGAGACAACCAAGGCACTGGAGGCAAAGAATCCTAATGAAAGAGCAAATTTGATACTTGAGCAAGCAGAGAAACTGGATTGTAAACGATATGTTACCCCAAAGGACATTGTTGAGGGCTCGCCAAACTTAAATCTTGCATTTGTTGCTCAATTATTTCAACACAG AAATGGGCTCTCTGTGGACAACAAGAAGATTTCATATGCGGAGATGATGACAGATGATGCTCAAACTTCGCGAGAAGAGAGATGCTTTCGGCTCTGGATCAACAGCCTTGGAATTGACACATATGTCAACAACGTATTTGAGGATGTCAGGACGGG ATGGGTTCTTTTGGAAGTGCTTGACAAAATTTCTCGTGGATCTGTAAATTGGAAACAGGCTACAAAACCCCCTATTCTGATGCCCTTCAGGAAGGTTGAAAACTGCAACCAAGTAATAAGTATTGGGAAGGAATTGCGCTTCTCCCTCGTGAATGTAGCTGGAAACGATATTGTCCAGGGAAACAAGAAACTTATATTAG CTTTTCTATGGCAGTTAATGAGATTCACTATGCtccaattattaaaaaatttgagaTCTCATTCCCAAGGGAAGGAGATTACAGATGGTGACATACTTTATTGGGCAAACGGCACAGTGAAGAAATCCGGTAGAGAATCACAAATTGACAGCTTCAAG GATAAAACCATTGCAAATGGGATTTTCTTTCTTGAGCTGTTAAGTGCTGTGGAGCCTAGGGTCGTTAACTGGAGCCTTGTAACAAAGGGGGAAACTG ACGAGGATAAGAAGTTAAATGCAACATATATAATCAGTGTTTCCCGAAAGCTTGGATGCTCCATATTTTTACTGCCTGAGGACATTATGGAG GTGAACCAGAAAATGATATTAACTTTGGCAGCAAGCATCATGTATTGGAGCCTGCAACGAAAGGTTGATGGATTTGATCACTCAAACACCACCAATGAAGGTGACAAAACTCCAGATGCATCTACAGGTGGCGATAACCAAGACATGCCGACAGGCTAA
- the LOC140810914 gene encoding polygalacturonase-like has translation MAFTFISKILFILAFLACIAKVQSQLFDITKYGAKPNADISEALLKAWKEACASTTPSTVVIPKGTWQLTQVKLVGPNKSPIELQVQGDLKAPTDPNQMPNKQGEWVTINYVDYLTVSGGGVFDGQGQEAWKRNDCDKNQKCVKLPLNLSFNFITNSIIRDVTTKDSKNFHVNVIGAQNVTFIRFTISAPGESPNTDGIHIARSKLINVKDSTIRTGDDCVSIGDGTEEVHVENVVCGPGHGVSVGSLGKSETEKDVVGIYVKNCTFLSTMNGVRIKTWPSAPARLQVTNLQFEDLIMDNVTYPIVIDQEYCPYNQCKLDTPSLVKISNVKLNNIRGTSNDPVAVTLVCSGTKPCENVEIGDIDLKYDGKLGPITTKCGNIKPKLTGKQNPPLCAAPAQSA, from the exons ATGGCTTTCACTTTTATAAGCAAAATTCTCTTCATTTTGGCATTCTTGGCTTGTATTGCCAAAGTGCAATCCCAACTTTTTGATATCACCAAGTATGGTGCAAAACCCAATGCAGATATCAGTGAG GCTTTATTGAAGGCATGGAAGGAGGCGTGTGCATCAACAACCCCAAGCACAGTTGTTATTCCAAAAGGGACATGGCAATTGACCCAAGTGAAATTGGTAGGACCTAATAAATCTCCCATTGAGCTTCAAGTTCAAGGTGATTTGAAAGCTCCTACAGATCCCAACCAAATGCCTAACAAACAAGGAGAATGGGTTACTATCAATTACGTCGATTATCTGACCGTGTCCGGTGGCGGCGTTTTCGACGGCCAAGGGCAAGAAGCTTGGAAGAGAAACGATTGTGACAAGAACCAGAAATGTGTTAAATTGCCATTG AATCTGAGTTTCAATTTCATTACTAACTCGATCATCCGCGACGTGACAACCAAGGACAGCAAGAACTTTCATGTGAACGTGATCGGGGCCCAAAACGTCACCTTCATCCGTTTCACGATCTCCGCACCTGGCGAGAGTCCGAACACCGACGGCATCCACATAGCTCGTTCCAAATTGATCAACGTCAAAGACTCGACCATAAGAACTGGAGATGATTGTGTCTCCATCGGGGACGGGACCGAGGAAGTCCACGTGGAGAACGTCGTTTGTGGGCCGGGACATGGTGTTAGCGTAGGCAGCCTAGGCAAGTCCGAAACCGAGAAGGACGTGGTCGGGATCTATGTCAAGAACTGCACCTTCCTCAGCACAATGAATGGGGTCAGGATCAAAACATGGCCCTCGGCTCCAGCCCGTTTGCAAGTGACAAATCTGCAGTTTGAAGACCTCATCATGGACAATGTTACCTATCCTATTGTCATTGATCAAGAATACTGCCCATATAACCAATGCAAGCTCGAC ACACCTTCGCTGGTCAAGATCAGCAACGTTAAATTGAACAACATCAGGGGGACGAGCAACGATCCAGTGGCCGTGACACTTGTTTGTAGTGGCACTAAGCCTTGTGAAAACGTCGAGATCGGCGACATAGATCTCAAATACGACGGGAAACTTGGCCCCATCACCACCAAATGTGGCAACATCAAGCCTAAGCTCACCGGGAAACAGAACCCACCCTTGTGTGCTGCTCCGGCACAATCGGCTTAA